The Kwoniella dendrophila CBS 6074 chromosome 1, complete sequence genome contains a region encoding:
- a CDS encoding leucine-tRNA ligase, whose amino-acid sequence MAATVNHDAKAGSVVVMEKTDKRDYLIALESSAQDSWKETKSFETNPPPLPEGIKSYQDFFESGQSIEELQKKYPKWFGTFPYAYMNGSLHLGHAFTISKIEFAAGFERMRGKNVLFPVGYHATGMPIKAASDKLIREMEMFGEDFSGYSEEAADEDEKPVIPVPTTTALPAKSLESTDPSKGKKGKLNAKSTGLTYQFQILELIGVPREELKKFADPYYWLNYFPPIAKEDLSGIGARVDWRRQFLTTDANPYYDSFVRWQMNKLYQQGKVKFGKRYTIYSPKDGQPCMDHDRQSGEAVNPQEYTAVKMEVTEWGPEVSSEVKQAVGGKKVWMVAATLRPETMYGQTNCFVGPNLKYGLFESAHNELFLITERAARNMAYQGTFEGESGRVVKVADVTGSELLGTKVAPPFGLVKEVYVLPMEGVLATKGTGVVTSVPSDSPDDYRTLMDLRKKAEMYKIKPEWAAVDPIPVLKTPKYGDMAAEFLCQELKINSQRDKEKLAEAKDLTYKEGFYNGVMVVGDFKGEPVAEAKPKVRQQMIEAGLATPYAEPESEVISRSADVCVVALVDQWYLDYGEDSWKASAFKLLEQMNTYQTETRNGFEAVLNWLNKWACARSYGLGSKLPWDPVWLVESLSDSTIYMSYYTIANLLHEDMFGKNPGPLGIKPEQMTDEVWEYVLGSGSLPENSPVEAEKAAQLKYHFSYFYPLDIRSSGKDLIPNHLTFWIYIHAALFPEKHWPRAVRTNGHLMLNGKKMSKSTGNFLTMKEATKKYGADAARLTLADAGDDITDANFEETVANAAILRLHTACLWAEEMKSIESTLRTGELNDFDRGFQTEMDALIQEAYNAFDAMEFKSALKAGLYDFENARNWYRLISDPSNGGQGMHKDLVFEWIRNNTLLITPFTPHYSEHIWKNVLGETTNIQQAKYPEISSEKIDQGRLKQNEYMKQVVDKLRSLESQLGKKKGKGKSTTTYDSTKSKQTRIYVSSKFPEWQEKSIDLVKQSYNGKNVDDSILKSKLQESGLLKDKRVMPFAQQIKKQVLAEGESAFNRTLPFNELETLKILIPYIKSSAKFTNVDVISTEEALDLLSKNPDGNYDKIKIENSQPGYPEVQFWNDEE is encoded by the exons AGAAACAAAATCATTTGAAACCaatccaccacctttacctgaaggcataaaatcatatcaagatTTTTTTGAATCTGGacaatcaattgaagaattacaaaaaaaATATCCAAAATGGTTTGGTACATTCCCATATGCATATATGAATGGTTCATTACATTTAGGTCATGCTTTCACAATTagtaaaattgaatttgctgCTGGTTTCGAAAGAATGAGAGGTAAAAATGTTCTTTTCCCTGTTGGTTATCATGCTACAGGTATGCcaatcaag GCTGCTTCAGATAAACTTATaagagaaatggaaatgtTCGGAGAAGATTTTTCTGGATATTCTGAAGAAGCAGCCgacgaagatgaaaaaccagttatacctgtacctacaacaacagcattaCCTGCAAAATCATTAGAATCAACTGAtccatcaaaaggtaaaaaaggtaaattgaaCGCAAAATCAACTGGATTGACATATCAATTCCAAATTTTAGAATTAATTGGTGtaccaagagaagaattaaagAAATTCGCAGATCCTTATTATTGGTTAAATTATTTCCCGCCAATagcaaaagaagatttatctgGTATAGGTGCAAGAGTAGATTGGAGAAGACAATTCTTAACTA CCGACGCCAACCCTTACTACGATTCTTTCGTTCGATGGCAAATGAACAAACTCTACCAACAAGGTAAAGTGAAATTCGGTAAACGATATACTATCTACTCTCCTAAAGATGGTCAACCATGTATGGATCACGATCGTCAATCAGGTGAAGCTGTGAACCCACAAGAATACACTGCAGTAAAGATGGAAGTTACCGAATGGGGACCTGAAGTATCAAGTGAAGTTAAACAAGCTGTAGGCGGAAAGAAAGTATGGATGGTTGCCGCTACCCTTAGACCTGAGACCAT GTACGGTCAAACCAATTGTTTCGTTGGACCAAACCTCAAATACGGTCTTTTCGAATCAGCTCATAACGAACTTTTCCTCATTACCGAACGAGCAGCAAGAAATATGGCTTATCAAGGTacatttgaaggtgaaagtggaCGAGTAGTCAAAGTTGCCGATGTTACTGGATCAGAATTACTCGGTACAAAAGTTGCCCCTCCATTTGGTCTTGTCAAAGAGGTTTACGTTCTTCCTATGGAAGGTGTCCTCGCTACCAAG GGTACCGGTGTTGTCACTTCAGTTCCATCCGATTCGCCAGATGATTATCGAACACTTATGGATCTTAGAAAGAAAGCTGAGATGTACAAAATCAAACCTGAATGGGCTGCTGTTGATCCTATTCCTGTACTCAAAACCCCTAAATACGGTGATATGGCTGCTGAATTCCTTTGTCAAGAACTTAAAATCAACTCTCAAAGAGACAAAGAGAAGCTTGCCGAAGCTAAAGATCTTACCTACAAAGAAGGTTTCTACAATGGTGTTATGGTTGTTGGTGATTTCAAAGGTGAACCtgtagctgaagctaaacctaaagtcAGACAACAAATGATTGAAGCTGGTCTCGCCACACCTTATGCTGAACCTGAAAGTGAAGTCATCTCACGATCAGCAGATGTTTGTGTTGTCGCTCTTGTAGATCAATGGTACCTTGATTATGGAGAAGATAGTTGGAAAGCTTCTGCTTTCAA ACTTCTCGAGCAAATGAACACATATCAAACTGAAACTCGAAATGGTTTCGAAGCTGTTCTCAACTGGCTTAACAAATGGGCATGTGCAAGATCATATGGATTAGGTTCAAAATTACCTTGGGATCCAGTATGGCTTGTTGAGTCATTATCCGATTCAACCATTTATATGTCATATTATACAATAGCAAACTTATTACATGAAGATATGTTCGGTAAAAATCCTGGACCATTAGGTATAAAACCTGAACAAATGACTGATGAAGTATGGGAATATGTATTAGGATCAggttctttacctgaaaattcacctgttgaagctgaaaaagccGCTCAACTTAAATATCACTTCTCTTATTTCTATCCTTTAGATATTAGATCATCAGGCAAAGATTTAATTCCAAATCATTTAACATTCTGGATTTATATTCATGCTGCTTTATTCCCTGAAAAACATTGGCCGAGAGCTGTTAGAACAAATGGTCATTTGATgttaaatggtaaaaaaatgtcaaaatcaACAGGTAATTTCTTAACCATGAAAGAAGCTACCAAGAAATACGGTGCAGATGCTGCTAGATTAACTCTTGCTGATGCAGGAGATGATATTACCGATGCCAA CTTCGAAGAAACCGTAGCCAACGCTGCTATTCTCAGATTACACACTGCTTGTCTCTGGGCCGAAGAAATGAAATCTATAGAATCTACTCTAAGAACTGGAGAACTCAACGACTTTGATAGAGGTTTCCAAACTGAGATGGATGCTTTGATTCAAGAAGCTTATAATGCCTTCGACGC TATGGAATTCAAATCAGCACTTAAAGCAGGTTTATACGATTTCGAAAATGCTAGAAATTGGTATAGATTAATTAGTGATCCATCAAACGGTGGACAAGGAATGCATAAAGATTTAGTATTTGAATGGATTAGAAATAATACTTTGTTAATAACACCATTTACACCACATTATTCAGAACATATTTGGAAgaatgttttaggtgaaactACCAATATTCAACAAGCTAAATATCCTGAAATTTCAAGTGAAAAGATTGATCAAGGTAGATtaaaacaaaatgaatatATGAAACAAGTCGTAGATAAATTAAGATCATTAGAATCacaattaggtaaaaaaaaaggtaaaggtaaatcaacaacaacatatgattcaacaaaatcaaaacaaactCGAATTTACGTTTCATCAAAATTCCCTGAATGGCAAGAAAAATCTATAGATTTAGTTAAACAATCTTATAATGGtaaaaatgttgatgattcaattttaaaatcaaaattacaagaatCTGGTttattaaaagataaaagagtTATGCCATTTGCACAACAaatcaag AAACAAGTATTAgcagaaggtgaatcagcaTTTAATAGAACATTACCATTTAATGAATTAGAAACTTTAAAAATCTTAATTCCATATATCaaatcttcagctaaattcaCAAATGTTGATGTAATttcaactgaagaagctttagatttattatcaAAGAACCCTGATGGAAATTATGATaaaattaaaattgaaaattctCAACCTGGTTATCCAGAAGTTCAATTCtggaatgatgaagaataa